A genome region from Neptunomonas japonica JAMM 1380 includes the following:
- a CDS encoding MerR family transcriptional regulator, with amino-acid sequence MNMKDFSARTTLSAHTLRYYEKIGLLRDIHRSSNGHRFFTIKDLEWVAFIIRLKETGMPLESILEYSKLRALGESTNQQRQALLEQHRDKLKSRIENEIQHLAALDSKIEYYTINKTS; translated from the coding sequence ATGAATATGAAAGATTTTTCTGCACGTACAACCCTATCAGCGCATACACTAAGATATTATGAGAAAATTGGTCTTCTCCGCGATATTCACCGCAGCTCAAACGGCCACCGCTTTTTTACAATAAAGGACCTAGAGTGGGTTGCATTTATTATCAGACTCAAAGAAACAGGAATGCCACTAGAAAGCATTTTAGAATACTCAAAACTAAGAGCATTGGGTGAGAGCACTAACCAACAGCGCCAAGCATTACTTGAACAACATCGTGATAAATTAAAATCTAGAATCGAAAACGAGATTCAGCATCTAGCTGCACTCGATTCGAAAATTGAATACTACACTATCAATAAAACCTCTTGA
- a CDS encoding DNA-binding domain-containing protein produces MGVSSYIDAFSIYLRTGDVSGMNDFCVNAEHLKRMSVYRNGFYKGCVDALTANFPMCEKFVGSDNFKNIARIYVDHYPPEKGTLVGYGLNFPDFLDDFITELAKQPEVLKLSSKLVDLAHLDYAWLMSLMSADVTQALTAEKVTWLMSEDCDFTQSIATLNASVILLQVSADTLEQWIALKTNSSEVAQDENIHRESSLRDSSLSSDLVMFWRLHGSVQVRALSAPEWAVMHALQGEGCVLEEAFDAALALDPDFYVSDIFSACIQNEILEIDMTTHDHNK; encoded by the coding sequence ATGGGGGTTAGTTCTTACATTGATGCATTTTCTATTTACCTGCGAACAGGTGATGTGAGTGGGATGAATGATTTTTGCGTTAATGCTGAGCACTTAAAGCGTATGTCGGTATACCGCAATGGTTTTTACAAAGGGTGTGTTGATGCGCTAACTGCAAACTTTCCTATGTGTGAAAAATTTGTAGGAAGTGACAACTTTAAGAATATTGCTCGTATTTATGTTGATCATTACCCGCCAGAAAAAGGCACTTTGGTAGGTTATGGGCTTAACTTTCCTGATTTTTTAGATGACTTTATAACGGAGCTAGCAAAACAACCTGAGGTGTTAAAGTTATCGTCAAAGTTGGTTGATTTGGCACACTTGGATTATGCCTGGCTAATGAGCTTGATGAGTGCTGATGTTACTCAGGCTTTGACAGCAGAAAAAGTCACATGGTTAATGAGCGAAGACTGCGATTTTACTCAATCAATAGCGACATTGAACGCTAGCGTTATTCTTCTACAAGTAAGTGCCGACACGTTGGAGCAATGGATTGCATTAAAAACTAACTCAAGCGAAGTCGCACAAGATGAGAATATACACCGTGAATCGTCATTGAGAGATAGTTCTTTATCTTCTGATCTCGTGATGTTTTGGCGTCTACACGGTTCCGTACAGGTACGCGCTCTCTCTGCTCCTGAGTGGGCAGTTATGCATGCTTTGCAAGGAGAGGGTTGTGTGTTGGAAGAGGCTTTTGATGCAGCTTTAGCGTTGGATCCCGACTTTTACGTGAGTGATATTTTTTCGGCCTGTATACAAAATGAAATTTTAGAAATTGATATGACTACACACGATCATAATAAATAA
- a CDS encoding hemerythrin family protein → MSYLTKHGIPHVALDFINDDHEEAARLVSEINQTIAKIQIDSNHKNLILPLLETLLAHKSAHFEKEESSMKEAQFPAISHHKQEHGRLLNELKALIDHWNHYQDIHSLKTYMNEIFPLWLKKHTITMDHATAIFITSR, encoded by the coding sequence ATGAGTTATTTAACAAAACACGGTATCCCACACGTTGCTCTAGACTTCATCAATGATGATCATGAAGAAGCAGCTCGCCTCGTTTCAGAAATCAACCAAACTATTGCCAAAATACAAATAGACAGCAACCATAAAAATTTGATTCTGCCTTTACTGGAAACACTGCTTGCTCACAAAAGTGCGCACTTTGAAAAAGAAGAGTCTTCCATGAAAGAAGCTCAATTCCCTGCCATTTCACATCATAAGCAAGAACACGGCCGTCTACTTAACGAGTTGAAAGCTCTAATTGATCATTGGAACCATTATCAAGATATCCATTCACTAAAAACTTACATGAATGAAATATTTCCTTTATGGCTTAAAAAACACACGATTACGATGGATCATGCTACGGCAATTTTCATCACATCACGCTGA
- a CDS encoding carboxymuconolactone decarboxylase family protein, whose protein sequence is MNKSRYAVGLNKLAEIDGQAGHKVIESLQNVCPDLARYTIEYPFGDIYSRPGLDLKSREIATVAALTAMGNCRPQLIVHINAALNVGCSPEEIKETVLQMSVYAGFPAALNGMFAVREVLEERDLLS, encoded by the coding sequence ATGAACAAATCAAGATATGCTGTTGGTTTAAACAAGTTAGCAGAGATTGATGGTCAAGCAGGGCATAAAGTGATCGAGAGCCTGCAAAATGTTTGCCCAGACTTAGCGCGCTACACTATTGAATATCCTTTCGGTGACATCTATTCAAGACCAGGCTTAGATTTAAAATCAAGGGAAATAGCTACTGTTGCAGCACTCACAGCTATGGGTAATTGCAGACCTCAATTAATAGTTCATATCAACGCAGCGCTGAATGTTGGCTGCTCTCCCGAAGAAATAAAAGAAACCGTTCTACAAATGTCTGTATACGCAGGCTTTCCCGCAGCGCTTAATGGCATGTTTGCTGTAAGAGAAGTGCTGGAAGAACGCGACTTACTCTCTTAA
- a CDS encoding sulfurtransferase TusA family protein, whose amino-acid sequence MSLSYPVAISDACLKVVISRNVLKYRPYMQDSDIDQTLDVRELNCPLPLLKAKQALNKLAVGQVLKVIATDVGSVRDFKAFTDQSDHELLNSFIGESEYTYLIRRG is encoded by the coding sequence ATGTCATTATCTTACCCCGTTGCTATAAGCGATGCCTGCTTAAAGGTAGTAATTAGTCGTAATGTATTGAAATATAGGCCTTATATGCAAGATAGTGATATCGATCAAACGTTAGACGTTAGAGAATTAAATTGTCCTTTGCCATTATTGAAAGCAAAACAGGCATTAAATAAGCTTGCTGTTGGGCAAGTGCTTAAAGTGATTGCTACGGATGTTGGGTCGGTCAGGGATTTTAAAGCCTTCACCGACCAATCAGACCATGAATTGCTAAACTCGTTCATTGGTGAATCCGAATATACCTATTTGATTCGACGTGGCTAA
- a CDS encoding M48 family metalloprotease, producing MRFINTFLCAITLLIAPQAQANNNLPLIEDATSGIISLNNEHKIGQAWARVLRGSAPLLDDPITYSYLYDLLWQLTAHSQLQDRRLELIVLDNPTLNAFAVPGGVVGIHGGLLLSAEKEDELSSVIAHELAHLSQRHFAAQLEETRRNRPFTLATMLASILIAAADTQAGVAAITSSIAAQQSSRLAFSRQNEKEADRIGMQNLAAAGIDPHAMPRMFSRMQQAQRFQGARPPEFLLTHPVTESRIADSLNRASQLPTSPAAKLSLDFDIVRTRLSVHFATNPQKALNHYQTSAQSSQTPLAHYGLAVAAIRMNQFKQAKAALDKLPTSWKQHLFVKLTNAELQLAAQAWVTASKQLEELASLFPGHYAVDQLLAKAYMGAARPKKAVTVLNKLKKDYPTDINAWYLLSEALGQAGNTTAVHQARVEYFLLTGQIDRALKQIVFARREPHLTSSDKARLLQLEIDTKQVRENMKMDF from the coding sequence ATGCGCTTTATTAACACTTTTTTATGCGCGATTACTCTCTTAATCGCCCCACAGGCACAAGCAAATAACAATCTGCCTCTTATTGAAGATGCGACTTCCGGCATCATATCTCTCAATAATGAGCATAAAATTGGCCAAGCGTGGGCGAGAGTTTTACGCGGCAGCGCGCCCCTTCTTGACGACCCAATTACCTATTCTTATTTATACGACCTTTTATGGCAACTGACCGCACACAGCCAGTTACAAGATAGGCGCTTAGAGCTTATTGTTTTAGATAACCCAACACTTAATGCTTTTGCCGTTCCCGGCGGCGTTGTCGGTATCCATGGTGGGTTATTACTCTCTGCCGAAAAAGAGGACGAGCTATCTTCAGTTATTGCACATGAGCTGGCCCACTTAAGCCAACGACACTTTGCAGCACAGCTTGAAGAAACCCGCCGTAACCGCCCTTTCACCCTAGCCACCATGTTAGCCAGCATCCTTATTGCTGCTGCAGATACACAAGCAGGCGTAGCCGCCATCACTAGTTCAATAGCAGCGCAACAATCATCAAGGCTCGCTTTTAGTCGTCAGAATGAGAAAGAGGCTGACCGTATAGGTATGCAAAACCTAGCGGCGGCTGGTATTGACCCTCATGCAATGCCACGTATGTTTTCACGAATGCAACAAGCCCAACGTTTTCAGGGAGCACGCCCCCCCGAGTTCCTATTAACACATCCAGTAACAGAATCACGTATTGCTGACTCTTTAAACCGAGCCTCACAACTTCCTACAAGCCCAGCAGCAAAGCTATCACTTGATTTTGATATTGTTCGCACGCGACTCAGCGTTCATTTTGCAACGAATCCACAAAAAGCACTAAATCATTATCAAACGTCCGCGCAATCGTCGCAAACACCGCTAGCCCATTATGGATTAGCTGTGGCCGCTATTCGAATGAACCAGTTTAAGCAAGCGAAAGCCGCATTAGATAAGCTCCCTACCTCATGGAAGCAGCATTTATTTGTAAAATTAACCAATGCAGAACTACAACTCGCAGCCCAAGCATGGGTAACGGCCAGTAAACAACTGGAGGAGCTCGCTAGTCTTTTCCCAGGACACTATGCTGTTGATCAACTGCTAGCAAAAGCATATATGGGAGCAGCGCGCCCCAAAAAAGCTGTCACTGTTTTAAATAAACTAAAGAAAGATTATCCCACCGATATTAATGCCTGGTATTTATTATCCGAAGCCTTAGGACAAGCAGGCAACACCACCGCTGTACACCAAGCTAGAGTGGAATATTTTTTACTTACAGGGCAAATAGACAGAGCACTAAAACAAATTGTTTTTGCACGAAGAGAACCCCACCTCACATCATCTGATAAGGCGCGACTTCTACAATTAGAAATTGATACAAAGCAAGTCCGAGAAAACATGAAAATGGACTTTTAA
- the trpA gene encoding tryptophan synthase subunit alpha, which yields MNKLTSFIQEQRQNKPLLMMTHVVYGYPSIEKSLEIMQLMLESGVEVLEVQFPFSDPVADGPTITTACHHALEHQPKLSQCLKDIKQLAQRYPQSRVLLMSYLNPLLQPGFESLAQQMGDDVIGIIIPDLPIDHHAMLAPLPEKGISPVWLLTPDMQQERIKTVLKHAQGMLYCVSRSGVTGQQAPIHDDTKAQDIQSYLSTIKKYTSLPLAVGFGINTASDISSLKGYADVAIVGSALLNTFNKGGLDAVAEKLQELQP from the coding sequence ATGAATAAACTAACCTCATTCATACAAGAGCAAAGGCAAAACAAGCCCCTCTTGATGATGACCCATGTTGTTTACGGCTACCCGAGCATTGAAAAAAGTCTCGAGATCATGCAACTAATGCTTGAAAGCGGCGTTGAGGTTCTCGAGGTACAATTCCCCTTCTCTGACCCTGTAGCAGACGGCCCGACCATCACTACGGCATGCCATCATGCATTGGAGCATCAACCTAAATTATCTCAGTGCCTTAAAGATATAAAACAACTCGCGCAACGTTACCCACAAAGTCGCGTGCTGTTAATGAGCTATTTAAACCCACTGTTACAACCTGGTTTTGAGTCGCTAGCACAGCAAATGGGAGATGATGTTATTGGTATCATCATACCGGACTTACCTATTGATCATCACGCCATGCTTGCTCCCCTGCCCGAGAAAGGAATCTCTCCGGTATGGCTATTGACTCCTGACATGCAGCAAGAGCGGATTAAAACCGTTCTAAAGCACGCTCAAGGCATGCTTTACTGTGTAAGCCGTTCAGGTGTGACTGGGCAGCAAGCACCTATCCACGACGACACAAAAGCGCAAGATATCCAGAGCTATCTAAGCACAATTAAAAAGTATACTTCGTTACCATTAGCGGTCGGTTTTGGTATTAATACTGCTAGCGATATCAGTTCGCTCAAAGGTTATGCCGATGTAGCGATTGTAGGATCTGCTTTACTCAATACATTTAACAAAGGAGGTTTAGACGCAGTGGCTGAAAAACTGCAAGAGCTACAGCCCTGA
- the trpB gene encoding tryptophan synthase subunit beta — MNDEGRFGQYGGSFIPEILYSSQQQLLKAYREAMADTSFVQQVKSEMQHFSGRPTPLTYCANLTQKIGGAQIYLKREDLNHSGAHKMNNVIGQGLLAKRMGKTRVIAETGAGQHGVASALVAARLGLECVVYMGAHDIERQYPNVFWMKQLGATVVPVSTGAATLKDALDEALRDWSSSYEDTHYLIGTSCGCAPYPEMVAGFQSVIGEEVKEQSIQQFGKHPDRIYACVGGGSNACGIFLPFVDTQTELVGVEAGGRSNDPGEHAMRFNTDQARFGIAQGFATRFLQDDEGQLQPTHSISAGLDYVGVSPILADLEEQGKVRMTSANDIEVIEAFKLLTRNEGIIPALESSHAVAGGLKEAATMSPDEHLVINISGRGDKDIFNIAKALNDEPFTEFLHSYLKEGAAQ, encoded by the coding sequence ATGAATGATGAAGGACGCTTTGGTCAATACGGTGGGAGCTTTATCCCCGAAATACTCTATAGCAGCCAACAACAACTGCTAAAAGCTTATCGCGAAGCTATGGCTGACACCTCCTTCGTTCAACAGGTCAAATCTGAAATGCAGCACTTTTCAGGACGCCCTACCCCCTTAACCTATTGCGCCAACCTTACACAAAAGATAGGCGGTGCGCAGATATACCTAAAACGTGAAGACCTAAACCATAGCGGCGCCCATAAAATGAATAATGTCATAGGCCAAGGGCTACTCGCTAAGCGTATGGGGAAAACGCGCGTTATTGCCGAAACAGGTGCAGGCCAACACGGTGTTGCCAGCGCACTGGTTGCGGCTCGCCTTGGACTGGAGTGCGTTGTCTATATGGGAGCACACGACATTGAACGCCAATACCCTAATGTTTTCTGGATGAAACAACTTGGCGCGACGGTGGTACCGGTATCAACTGGTGCCGCCACACTTAAAGATGCGTTAGATGAAGCGCTACGCGACTGGTCTTCTAGTTATGAAGACACTCACTACCTAATTGGTACCAGCTGCGGCTGCGCACCTTACCCTGAAATGGTCGCTGGTTTTCAGTCCGTTATCGGTGAGGAAGTTAAAGAGCAATCCATACAGCAGTTTGGAAAGCACCCTGATCGCATCTATGCCTGTGTTGGCGGCGGTAGTAATGCGTGTGGTATTTTCTTGCCCTTCGTCGATACACAAACAGAACTTGTTGGTGTTGAAGCAGGCGGACGCAGCAACGATCCTGGCGAGCACGCAATGCGTTTTAATACAGACCAAGCACGTTTTGGTATTGCTCAAGGCTTTGCAACACGCTTTCTACAAGATGACGAAGGCCAGTTACAACCCACGCACTCTATATCCGCGGGGCTTGATTACGTTGGCGTGTCTCCGATACTGGCTGATTTAGAGGAGCAAGGAAAGGTTCGCATGACCAGTGCTAATGATATAGAAGTCATTGAAGCCTTTAAGCTACTCACACGTAACGAAGGGATCATCCCTGCGCTAGAGTCCTCTCATGCCGTAGCGGGGGGCTTGAAAGAAGCAGCTACCATGTCGCCTGACGAACACCTAGTCATCAACATTTCAGGGCGCGGTGATAAAGATATATTCAACATAGCTAAAGCATTGAATGACGAACCGTTCACTGAATTCTTACATAGCTACTTAAAAGAGGGAGCTGCACAATGA
- a CDS encoding DoxX family protein, with translation MVGKLRELYVQIGQQLSRFLEPLALFFLRFMVAKVFLDSGLGKWDGFLKFNVDKYDLFMYEFFCPDPVRPGALQLCNPETLEYVEGSFVVKMIELLAVFAGIAEVVLPVLLIIGLFSRFAALGLIGMTMFIQLAVFPTWDHWINPASWWAVSLLVIVARGPGTLSIDRLLGLDAKPALAK, from the coding sequence ATGGTGGGGAAGTTACGTGAGCTTTATGTGCAAATAGGCCAGCAATTATCACGGTTTTTAGAGCCGCTGGCGTTATTTTTTCTCCGCTTTATGGTGGCCAAGGTCTTTCTTGATTCTGGGCTAGGTAAGTGGGATGGTTTTTTAAAGTTTAATGTCGATAAGTATGACTTATTCATGTACGAGTTCTTCTGCCCAGACCCAGTAAGGCCAGGGGCATTGCAGCTTTGTAACCCAGAAACACTCGAGTATGTTGAAGGCTCGTTTGTTGTGAAAATGATTGAACTGCTTGCAGTATTTGCGGGTATCGCCGAAGTTGTGTTGCCAGTATTGCTCATCATTGGACTGTTTTCTCGTTTTGCTGCACTAGGCCTTATTGGTATGACGATGTTTATTCAATTGGCTGTATTCCCAACATGGGATCATTGGATTAATCCAGCATCATGGTGGGCAGTGTCGCTATTGGTAATTGTTGCACGCGGTCCAGGGACTCTGTCTATCGATAGATTACTTGGCTTAGATGCAAAGCCAGCACTAGCTAAGTGA
- a CDS encoding acyl-CoA thioesterase, with product MAGQDREITLRFLSEPADVNFGGKVHGGAVMKWIDLAAYACAAGWSGKYCITAYAGGIRFVKPIHVGNIVEVAAKVIYTGRSSMHIGIDVRAGDPKDTERHLTTHCIVIMVAVDDQGKPTDIPEWIPMTEHDIRLRDSALRLMDMRKRIGDEMEAHVK from the coding sequence ATGGCAGGCCAAGACAGAGAAATAACGCTAAGATTTTTATCCGAGCCAGCTGACGTTAACTTCGGCGGAAAAGTTCACGGCGGTGCCGTGATGAAATGGATTGACCTTGCAGCTTACGCATGTGCTGCCGGGTGGAGTGGCAAGTATTGCATTACTGCGTATGCTGGGGGTATTCGTTTCGTTAAGCCAATCCATGTAGGTAACATTGTTGAAGTTGCTGCAAAAGTAATTTATACCGGCCGCTCATCAATGCATATTGGGATTGATGTACGTGCAGGTGACCCGAAAGATACCGAGCGACACCTAACCACTCACTGTATTGTTATTATGGTTGCCGTTGATGACCAAGGTAAACCAACCGATATCCCTGAATGGATTCCAATGACTGAACATGATATTCGTCTAAGAGATTCTGCATTACGACTCATGGATATGAGAAAACGAATCGGCGATGAAATGGAAGCCCACGTAAAATAA
- a CDS encoding TetR/AcrR family transcriptional regulator, with amino-acid sequence MARGRPSKKQVILDAARQLFAESGYQGTSIDLVVQTASVSKPTVYNNFPTKQALLQALLEELSSEVQSQRQAIIGDDSLSVIGRLIAIFRQLATVPEYLAVYRMCYGERHKLDEVTYQLCTRFDQVLQDDCQALLLRQKEEGDSTLVVIAICRESLLIPALSGGQAVSQDVIETALSRVI; translated from the coding sequence ATGGCGCGCGGACGTCCTTCTAAAAAACAAGTGATTTTGGATGCAGCACGACAGCTGTTCGCAGAGTCTGGATATCAAGGCACATCAATTGATTTGGTTGTGCAAACTGCCAGTGTTTCAAAACCCACGGTATACAATAATTTCCCGACGAAACAGGCACTATTGCAGGCATTACTCGAGGAGCTATCATCAGAAGTACAGTCACAACGACAAGCCATTATTGGTGATGATAGCTTGTCAGTGATTGGACGCTTGATAGCGATTTTTCGCCAACTAGCCACCGTGCCTGAGTATCTTGCGGTATATCGGATGTGTTACGGAGAACGGCATAAGCTTGATGAAGTGACTTATCAGTTATGTACGCGTTTTGATCAAGTGCTGCAGGATGATTGCCAGGCATTATTACTTAGGCAGAAAGAAGAGGGTGATAGTACTCTCGTTGTTATTGCTATCTGTAGAGAGTCGCTCTTGATTCCTGCTCTATCAGGCGGGCAAGCGGTTTCGCAGGACGTCATTGAAACCGCGTTATCCCGGGTGATTTAG
- a CDS encoding DUF692 domain-containing protein — protein sequence MEPVRLKADESPLLSQSLTAEGRLGAGLGLKAEHLDAILALPVTDKTCAGSHLWFEVHTENYFVAGGPRLNYLRAIRENYDLSFHGVGGSLGYDHQSMPEHIKQVKVLIDEFQPALVSEHAVWSRSGGAYFADLMPLPRTHDALQSLVEGIDRYQTGIERRILIENPSNYLDFTSEMDEPQFLVDAANRSGCGLLIDINNLYISSKNTGIDAVEYLSQIPADLVGEIHIAGHDPDPELGEALLIDSHASAVDLPVWALLEHALSLFGHKPVLVERDANIPAFAELMSECQIAQGYLKQIRSNAA from the coding sequence ATGGAACCGGTTCGCTTGAAAGCTGATGAATCTCCCTTGCTTTCGCAGTCTTTGACTGCGGAGGGGCGCTTAGGTGCTGGCCTTGGTTTAAAGGCGGAGCACCTAGATGCTATTTTGGCATTACCCGTTACCGATAAAACGTGTGCTGGTAGCCATCTTTGGTTTGAGGTTCATACAGAAAACTATTTTGTAGCGGGTGGGCCTCGACTCAACTACCTCAGAGCAATCCGTGAGAATTACGATCTTAGTTTTCATGGAGTGGGGGGGTCACTCGGTTATGATCATCAATCTATGCCTGAGCATATTAAGCAGGTAAAAGTATTAATCGATGAGTTTCAACCGGCGCTTGTCTCAGAGCATGCTGTTTGGTCTCGCTCTGGGGGAGCATATTTTGCAGACCTTATGCCATTACCTAGAACGCATGACGCACTTCAGTCATTAGTTGAAGGAATTGATCGTTATCAGACGGGTATCGAGCGGCGAATTTTAATTGAAAACCCAAGTAACTATTTGGATTTTACCAGTGAGATGGATGAGCCGCAGTTTCTTGTTGATGCGGCGAATCGTAGTGGTTGTGGTTTATTAATCGATATTAATAACTTGTATATCAGTAGTAAGAATACAGGTATTGATGCCGTAGAATATTTATCACAAATTCCTGCTGATCTTGTCGGAGAGATTCATATAGCAGGACATGATCCTGATCCGGAGTTGGGAGAAGCATTACTTATTGATAGTCATGCATCAGCAGTCGACTTACCGGTGTGGGCGTTGTTAGAGCATGCCTTGTCTTTATTTGGCCATAAGCCTGTTTTGGTTGAACGGGATGCCAACATACCAGCGTTTGCTGAGTTGATGAGTGAGTGCCAAATTGCACAAGGCTACTTAAAGCAGATAAGAAGTAATGCCGCATAA
- a CDS encoding bacteriohemerythrin — MPLLDLSAVPHVALSFMNDDHATATELANQLHAEIALAQDTNNTAKITELLTELYQHNVEHFAREELQMVDAAFPPYDCHKGEHERVLAQMQDVLSTWQKEHDLSQLSHYLSDVMIPWFIQHINTMDTVTAMFISRQQR, encoded by the coding sequence ATGCCGCTATTGGATTTATCCGCCGTTCCTCATGTCGCACTCAGCTTCATGAATGATGATCACGCGACAGCCACGGAGTTAGCTAACCAACTACATGCCGAGATAGCCTTAGCTCAAGATACTAATAATACAGCTAAGATTACAGAACTACTGACAGAACTTTATCAACATAATGTTGAACACTTTGCGCGCGAAGAGCTGCAGATGGTTGACGCCGCATTTCCACCCTATGACTGCCACAAAGGCGAGCATGAGCGTGTGCTTGCACAGATGCAAGACGTGCTAAGCACATGGCAAAAAGAACATGATTTATCACAACTAAGCCATTACTTAAGCGATGTTATGATTCCGTGGTTCATACAACATATCAATACAATGGACACCGTTACTGCGATGTTCATCAGCCGACAACAACGTTGA